The proteins below are encoded in one region of Xenopus laevis strain J_2021 chromosome 8L, Xenopus_laevis_v10.1, whole genome shotgun sequence:
- the LOC121396975 gene encoding myb-like protein X — protein MEKSLRNPSLKMLYSVLKNFREEYTDFEALASYYEDHYQDQNSKNLNLKHFLLTCVEDPRMRAKENIAQYILMLDSLEVLKRERASLKNAKLPPGHPTRLQNRRQNYEYLRLQNTIKHHFRHFHIELLREQKLREAARKKQTHKQTPAAKEKEHGATAAAEEEALASQGKEGAKEKEEEEEAAPGEVQQALEENEKEGAEEGGPAEDQAPAVEEKMEEQSPAVEEQAGMKRKRNEEEDPAAENKEERVDGEEAPPEVERLTLRKRPRKDYRGFSIPPEDSSDSSAASDATLLLACLLWLFVHICVFVCVYVCL, from the exons ATGGAGAAATCATTGAGAAATCCATCTCTCAAG AtgctgtactccgtcctgaagaACTTCAGGGAGGAATATACAGACTTTGAGGCCCTtgcctcttattacg aAGATCACTACCAGGACCAAAACAGCAAGAACCTCAacct aaaacacttcCTTCTTACATGTGTTGAGGACCCGAGGATGAGGGCTAAGGAGAACATTGCCCAATACATTTTAATGCTCGACtcactg gaagtgctcAAGAGGGAACGTGCCTCCCTCAAGAatgccaagctgcctcct ggtCATCCAACACGACTGCAAAACCGGAGGCAGAACTATGAGTATCTGCGGCTGCagaat ACCATCAAACATCACTTTCGGCATTTCCACATCGAGCTCTTGAGGGAGCAGAAGCTGCGGGAAGCTGCTCG TAAGAAACAAACGCACAAACAAACTCCTGCAGCTAAAGAAAAGGAGCATGGAGCcactgcagcagcagaagaggaagccCTTGCCTCACAGGGGAAAGAAGGAGcaaaagagaaagaagaggaggaagaagcagcTCCAGGAGAAGTACAGCAAGCTCTTGAAGAGAATGAGAAAGAGGGAGCAGAAGAAGGAGGTCCTGCAGAAGATCAAgcccctgcagtggaggagaagatggaggagcaatctcctgcagtggaagaacaggcaggaatgaagaggaaaagaaatgaagaggaaGATCCAGCAGCGGAGAATAAAGAAGAGCGAGTAGATGGAGAAGAAGCTCCTCCGGAGGTAGAAAGGCTGACCCTCCGAAAACGGCCAAGGAAGGACTACAGAGGATTTAG cattccaccagAAGACTCTTCAGACAGTTCTGCTGCCAGCGACGCAACCCTGCTCCTTGCATGCCTTCTGTGGCTGTTTGTacatatttgtgtgtttgtgtgtgtctatgtgtgtctgtga